The genomic DNA ACAGTAGCTGATCTTAAAGTTGAAGGCGCGTTAGCAATGATTTTAAAAGATGCGATTAAACCAAACTTAGTACAAACTATTGAAGGTACTCCTGCTTTAGTTCATGGCGGACCATTCGCTAATATCGCTCATGGTTGTAACTCAATTTTAGCTACAGAAACTGCACGTGACCTAGCCGATATCGTAGTTACAGAAGCTGGTTTCGGTTCTGACTTAGGTGCTGAAAAATTCATCGACATTAAAGCGCGTGAAGCAGGATTCGAACCATCAGCAGTGGTATTAGTTGCGACAGTTCGTGCGCTTAAAATGCATGGTGGCGTAGCTAAAGATGACTTGAAAGAAGAAAACGTTGAAGCACTTAAAGCTGGTATGGTTAACCTAGAACGTCACGTTAACAACATCCGCAAATTTGGTGTTGAACCAGTTATCGCATTAAACGCATTCATTCACGATACTGAAGCTGAAACTGAAGCAGTTAAAGCTTGGGCTAAAGAAAACAACGTACGTATCGCTTTAACTGAAGTTTGGGAAAAAGGTGGTAAAGGTGGCGTAGACCTTGCTAACCAAGTACTTGAAGTTATCGAACAACCAAATGACTTCAAATTCTTATATGATTTAGATCAATCATTAGAAGAAAAAATTGAAACAATCGTTAAAGATATCTATGGTGGTTCATCAGTTACATTTAGTAAAAAAGCTAAAAAACAATTAAAAGAATTCACTGATAATGGTTGGGGCAAATATCCAATCTGTATGGCTAAAACACAATATTCATTTAGTGATGACGCTACAGCATTAGGTGCACCAACTGACTTTGATATTACAATTAGAGAATTAGAAGCTAAAACAGGTGCTGGATTCATCGTTGCATTAACAGGTGCAATTATGACTATGCCAGGCTTACCTAAAAAACCAGCAGCGTTAAATATGGACGTTACTGATGATGGTCATGCTGTAGGCTTATTCTAATAACAATTATTAATATTAGATAGAATTAGATATTTATATTATAAGGCTAAATTGCAATTTAGCAGTAGCTAACTGAGCTGAGAAAGTGCTTTATATCAAGCTTTTCTCAGTTCATTCATCCTTGCGGGGCTGGGACTACGAATTCAGATGAATTCTATCCCAGTCCTTTTTTGTATAAAGAAAACCATACGTTTATGCGTATGGTTCAAAAACAATTTTATAGGGGATTAGTGAAATGTGTGAGACAAAAAAATCGTTCATCTAAGATTAGTGGTTTGATTGCTTTATTAAAAAATTGATTGATTTTGAAAAGATTTAAATTATGATACAGTTTGTGAATCGCCATGTAAATCAGGATTCGTTAATAAGTGATTATATATATTGTATTTTTTCGCTTGTCGATATTCTTTTTTGTTAATTACGCCTTCAACAAGCATTCTTTTAAGAACATAATGTTGACGTTGAACACTTAATTGAATCTCCGTTTTAGATTTCAAGCTTCCATTATTATTATAAGGGGTATACATATATGGACTTTGCAGTAAGCCGATTAAATATGCTGATTGCGCTATATTTAAATTACTGGGTGGTACACCAAATAAACTATAAGAGGCTGAAGCAATTCCAGTAATATTATTACCTTCATAATCTCGTCCAAATGGAACAATATTTAAATATGTATAAATAATTTCATTTTTAGTAAGAATTTTTTCCAAACGCATAGATAATATAAGTTCGTTTGCTTTTCTACTATAGGTTTTCTTGTTAGATAGTACTTGGTTTTTGATCAATTGTTGCGTAATGGTGCTACCACCTGTACTATGATTTAATTTAAATACATCTTGGACCATGGCACGAACTAATGCTTTAGGAAGTATACCATTATGTTTATAAAATAGAGTATCTTCAGAAGATGTTAAAGCTTTAATAACGTTTGGACTAACATGTTTAGGTCCAACAATTAAAGAATTTTCAGATTGGTTATATTCTTGTAAAATATGTTTGCTATTATGGTCGAGTAAATCATCACCAGCAAAATGTAAAACCCTTTGTTTTAGTTCCTGATTGCTTATTTTTGAGGATTCGTGAGTTAAATGATGAAAATAAATTATTGTTCCTATGAAAGCAACGATAGATACTACTAATACAAAACAAAATAAGCTTACGAAAATATATTTAATATTTTTATAAACTTTTTCAAACTTGTTTAAATTCGCATATCTATCTGATTTGGCAAATATCGCTTTCATTTCAATCCTCCTAAAATTTAAATCTAGTATAACATATTCAGTAAGTTGACTTTTAATAGCTTGTTACTTATAATTATAACCAATTCTATATATTTAGGATAAGAGGAGAAGTAGTGTATCTGTCGATATTCAGAGAGTTAGTGGTAGCTGTGAACTAACAATCGCTTATATATGAATACACCTCAACGTAAACTATCCTACGTTTAGTTAATGAACGTATCATTAGTAGAGTGAACAACATTAGGTTGTTTAAGTATGGTGGTAACGTGCACAAGCGCCCTTACATTTAAAAATGTAGGGCGTTTTTTATTTTTTTCAAAAATGATTATCATCAAATTAAGTATTGATATGCTATAAATAGGATACATAATAGGAGGAATAGAATATGTCAAATGCATTAATTGAAGAATTACAATGGAGAGGTTTAATTTATCAACAAACTGATGAAAACGCGATTGAAGAACTTTTAAATAAAGAACAAATTTCATTATATTGTGGTGCGGATCCTACAGCTGATAGTCTTCATATCGGTCATTTGTTACCATTTATGACTTTACGTCGTTTCCAAGACCATGGTCATCGTCCAATTGTATTAATTGGTGGAGGAACAGGAATGATTGGCGATCCATCTGGTAAATCGGAAGAACGTGTATTACAAACTGAGGAACAAGTAGAAGTAAATGTTAAAGGTATTAGTGCTCAAATGCATAAATTATTTGAATTCGGTACTGATAAAGGTGCAGTATTGGTTAATAATAAAGATTGGTTGAGTCAAATTTCACTCATTAGTTTTTTAAGAGATTATGGTAAACACGTTGGTGTAAACTACATGTTAGGAAAAGATTCCATTCAATCTCGATTAGAAAATGGAATTTCTTATACTGAATTTACTTATACCATCCTACAAGCTATTGATTTCGGACATTTAAATCGTGAATTAAATTGTAAATTACAAGTTGGTGGTTCAGATCAATGGGGTAATATAACAAGTGGTATTGAGTTAATGCGTCGTATGTATGGACAAACTGAAGCTTATGGTTTAACTATTCCATTAGTAACTAAATCAGATGGTAAAAAATTTGGTAAATCAGAATCTGGTGCTGTTTGGTTAGATGCAGATAAAACTAGTCCTTATGAATTCTATCAATTCTGGATTAATCAATCAGATGATGACGTTATCAAATTCTTAAAATACTTCACATTTTTAGATAAAGAAGAAATTAGTCGTCTAGAACAATCTAAAAATGAGCAACCTCATTTAAGGGAGGCACAAAAAGCACTAGCTGAAAATGTAACTGAGTTTATCCATGGTAAAGAAGCACTTAATGACGCTATTAGAATATCTCAAGCGTTATTTAGTGGAGATTTAAAATCATTGTCTGCCAAAGAACTAAAAGAAGGATTTAAAGATGTACCTCAAGTTGAACTTTCTCAAGGTACAACAAATATTATTGATGTTTTAATTGAAACAGGCATTGCTTCATCTAAACGACAAGCGCGTGAAGACGTAAATAATGGTGCTATTTATATTAATGGTGAAAGACAACAATCTGTAGAATATCAATTAGATGATACGGATAAAATTGAAAATGAGTTCACTATTATTCGACGTGGTAAGAAAAAATACTTCATGGTTAATTTTAAATAAATAATATTCAATAAACTTTACACTTCATAAGATAAATATAATTAGACCCGTAATTGTTTCAAAGAGAACATTTGCGGGTTTTAGTTTGTGAGTTTATCTTAGTTTGTGTTTAGATGAAATTAATAGAAGAGATAAGTTATAATTAACTTGTTATTAATTTTCAAAAAGAGTGATTATATGATTAAAAATAAAGAAGAAGTATTGATGAGTAGCTTTAGAGATTTATTTAATAAAATTGGATGGTTGAATAAAGATAAAATGGAACAAGCACTTCAAGGTTATAAGTCATCAGAAGTACATTGTATTGAAGCGATAAAGGAATATCATCAACCTAATGTGCGTTATTTAGCTGATACGCTCTATATGACTAGAGGGGCTATTAGCAAACTGACTAAAAGAATGCAGCAAAAAGGATTGATTGAAAGCTTTCGAAGTAAAGACAATAAAAAGGAAATTTACTTTAAGCTAACCGATGAAGGTGAAAACGTATATCAAATTCATTCAGACTTGCACATGGAGTTCCAAAAAAGAGATCAAATTGTCTTTGATAGTATGACAGAAGAAGAGTTTGATAACATGATGGCGTTCATTAATAGATATAATAAACATTTAGATCAACAAATTACAAAAGAACTACGTACGCCTTAGTAATATTATTTATTCCTTGCTATTAAAGTAAGGAATTTTTATTTTTATTTATTTTGTTGACAAGGAAACAAAAAGAGCGTATATTTTGTTGACGTAGAAACAATTTAAAGGAGATGTCATATGTCTACTCAAGATAACTCGCAAGTTTCGAAAGAAATAATGACTGCGGCATGGGCAATTGCATTAGGTGCAATAGCGCCGATGCTAGACTCAACCATGATAAATATTGCTATTAAGCAATTAAACGATACATTTAATACAACTTTAGATACAGTGCAATGGGGGATAACTGGTTATATTCTTGCCTTAGCACTTATAATTCCGGTAGCTGGCTGGCTAATCAATCAGTTTAACGGTAAACGCATTTTTATTGGTGCATCTATATTGTTCGGACTTACGTCAGTATTAGCTGGTATAAGTTGGAATGTTGAGAGCTTTATATTATTTAGAATTATTCAAGGTCTTAGTGCAGGTATTGTAACAACGTTAATGTTTACATTACTCATAAAGACGACTGGACAGGAACATATCGGTAAAGTTATGGCTGTAGTGAGTACACCAATGATATTTGGACCTATACTCGGACCAGTCATTGGAGGTTTCATTGTTCATTTTGCTACATGGAGATGGATGTTCTTTATTAATGTCCTCGTTGTTATCGTTGCAGTCATGTTGCAAATGAAATATTTGCCAGACTTTAAACCATTTAATAAATCTAAAAAAGTTGATTTTATTGGTATTGGTTTATTAGCTTTAATCAGTTTATTCTTTATTTATGGGTTAACTAAAGCAGCAGATTATCATACATTTTTAAATAAGATTACAATAATCTATGTGTTCATTGGATTTGCTTTAATGATAATCTATTATTTTTATAATCGTATGAGAAAGAATGATACGATTTTACCTTTATCTATTTTCAAAAAAAGAAATTATAGTGCATCATTTATCGGACTATTTTTATCTAATATAGGTATTATGGGTCCAATGGTTATCATTCCGTTATATTTCCAAACACTTAAACACTATACTGCTATCGAATCAGCTTTAGCACTCATTCCACAAGGTATAGGAATGCTTATAACACGACCTTATATCGGTAAAGCGATTGATAGATATGGTGCTAAATGGGTAGTCATTATCAGTGTTATCATTGCCATGTTTGGTTCAATACCGCTCTTATTTGTTGATGATCAAACGAGTATGTTTTGGTTAGCTATTATCTTATTCATAAGAGGTTGTAGCGTTGGTGGTATTAATTTAGGATTAACTACTGATGCGTACATGGGTATTAATGAAGATGAGATTGCTGAAGCGGGAGTAGGTATTAATATGATTGAAAATGTAGGTGCAAGTTTTGGTACGGCATTTATTGCTACAGTACTTGCAATGGTCATCAATCGTTTAGGTAGTTCTGTTACTGGTAATATAGTAGCTTATCATGCTGGTTTCTTAGTATCGGTGATTACACTACTGGTCATCATTATTCCTGCTTTATTCTTAACTCATAAGAATAATTTACACTCATAAATTAAAAATGGGAGTGGGACAGAATTCTTTTTAAATTCGTCGTCCCACCCCCGCAAGGATGACTAGAACTGAGAAAAGCTTGATTTAAGCGCCTTCTCAGTTCAGTCAGCTACTGCGAATTTGCAAAATAACATTATTTTGTTATTTATGTCTCAGGCTCATTTTCGTTATCTAATGAAAGCTTAGTGTTGATAAGAACAGTAATTTATTCATTTTACTGAATGAATTGGCTACTTCCATTACTATCAGATTCCGAGTCAGTTGAAGATTGAGAATCCGTTGTAGTTTTTTGATTTTTTAATTTTACTGTAATTTCTTTTGTTTTTCCATCACGTAACACAGTTAAATTAGCAGTTTCACCAGGTTTTTTATTTTGATATAAATAAGTTCTTAAGTCTGTGTCTTCTTTTACTTCTTTATTATCAATTTTGGTAATAATGTCTCCCACTTTCACTTCACTAGAACCACTAACTTTGGCAACATACACGCCTTCATCTTTGTCAGTATTTAATTCTTTTTTATAAGAATCAGGTATATCGCTTAAATTTAATAATCCGATACCTATTGAAGGACGTTCGATTTTGCCATTTTTTACTAATTGCTCTATAGTTACTTTCACTTCGTTACTTGGAATAGCAAAACCAATACCTTCTACTTGATCTGCTGCAATCTTCATAGAGTTAATACCGACTAAATTACCATTAATATCGACTAATGCACCACCTGAATTACCAGGGTTAATTGCTGCATCAGTTTGTAACACATTTACTTTAGTACCCCCTGAAGTCGTATTAGATTCAATTGTGCGTTCATTGGCTGAAATAATTCCAGAAGTTACAGAATTAGCAAATTCTAATCCTAATGGGTTACCCATAGCAAACACACTATCACCTGTTTGTACCTTTGAAGAGTTCGCAAATTTGATGGATTTAATACCTTTAGTATTATCAATTTTTAATACTGCAATGTCTGATACTGCATCTTTTCCAATTAATTTAGCTTTAACTTGCTTACCACTATGTAACTGTACTTTTATTTCTGATGCACCACTAATAACATGATTATTTGTCACAATATAAGCTGAGTTATTACTAATTTGGTAGATTACACCTGAACCAATACCAGCTTCTTCGGCCTTAGATGATGATTTACCTTGTAAAAAATCATTTAAACTATTTGCCTTTTG from Staphylococcus taiwanensis includes the following:
- a CDS encoding multidrug efflux MFS transporter, translating into MSTQDNSQVSKEIMTAAWAIALGAIAPMLDSTMINIAIKQLNDTFNTTLDTVQWGITGYILALALIIPVAGWLINQFNGKRIFIGASILFGLTSVLAGISWNVESFILFRIIQGLSAGIVTTLMFTLLIKTTGQEHIGKVMAVVSTPMIFGPILGPVIGGFIVHFATWRWMFFINVLVVIVAVMLQMKYLPDFKPFNKSKKVDFIGIGLLALISLFFIYGLTKAADYHTFLNKITIIYVFIGFALMIIYYFYNRMRKNDTILPLSIFKKRNYSASFIGLFLSNIGIMGPMVIIPLYFQTLKHYTAIESALALIPQGIGMLITRPYIGKAIDRYGAKWVVIISVIIAMFGSIPLLFVDDQTSMFWLAIILFIRGCSVGGINLGLTTDAYMGINEDEIAEAGVGINMIENVGASFGTAFIATVLAMVINRLGSSVTGNIVAYHAGFLVSVITLLVIIIPALFLTHKNNLHS
- a CDS encoding trypsin-like peptidase domain-containing protein, with the protein product MSEFNQDNQSNKVHYQTYQPRKPKFPWFKTILVALIAGIIGALLVLGASKMMGLFGMNENGAQVQEATNSKGGNVLDGKSEKYKSVNAMIKDVSPSIVGVINMQKANSLNDFLQGKSSSKAEEAGIGSGVIYQISNNSAYIVTNNHVISGASEIKVQLHSGKQVKAKLIGKDAVSDIAVLKIDNTKGIKSIKFANSSKVQTGDSVFAMGNPLGLEFANSVTSGIISANERTIESNTTSGGTKVNVLQTDAAINPGNSGGALVDINGNLVGINSMKIAADQVEGIGFAIPSNEVKVTIEQLVKNGKIERPSIGIGLLNLSDIPDSYKKELNTDKDEGVYVAKVSGSSEVKVGDIITKIDNKEVKEDTDLRTYLYQNKKPGETANLTVLRDGKTKEITVKLKNQKTTTDSQSSTDSESDSNGSSQFIQ
- a CDS encoding penicillin-binding protein, producing the protein MKAIFAKSDRYANLNKFEKVYKNIKYIFVSLFCFVLVVSIVAFIGTIIYFHHLTHESSKISNQELKQRVLHFAGDDLLDHNSKHILQEYNQSENSLIVGPKHVSPNVIKALTSSEDTLFYKHNGILPKALVRAMVQDVFKLNHSTGGSTITQQLIKNQVLSNKKTYSRKANELILSMRLEKILTKNEIIYTYLNIVPFGRDYEGNNITGIASASYSLFGVPPSNLNIAQSAYLIGLLQSPYMYTPYNNNGSLKSKTEIQLSVQRQHYVLKRMLVEGVINKKEYRQAKKYNIYNHLLTNPDLHGDSQTVS
- a CDS encoding MarR family transcriptional regulator, coding for MIKNKEEVLMSSFRDLFNKIGWLNKDKMEQALQGYKSSEVHCIEAIKEYHQPNVRYLADTLYMTRGAISKLTKRMQQKGLIESFRSKDNKKEIYFKLTDEGENVYQIHSDLHMEFQKRDQIVFDSMTEEEFDNMMAFINRYNKHLDQQITKELRTP
- a CDS encoding formate--tetrahydrofolate ligase — translated: MAHLSDLDIANQSELKPIGEIAEKAGIPADALEQYGHYKAKIDINQIKPKENKGKVVLVTAMSPTPAGEGKSTVTVGLSDAFHELNKNVMVALREPALGPTFGIKGGATGGGYAQVLPMEDINLHFNGDFHAITTANNALSAFIDNHIHQGNDLGIDVRRIEWKRVLDMNDRALRHVNVGLGGPTNGVPREDGFNITVASEIMAILCLARNIKDLKDKISRITIGYTRDRKPVTVADLKVEGALAMILKDAIKPNLVQTIEGTPALVHGGPFANIAHGCNSILATETARDLADIVVTEAGFGSDLGAEKFIDIKAREAGFEPSAVVLVATVRALKMHGGVAKDDLKEENVEALKAGMVNLERHVNNIRKFGVEPVIALNAFIHDTEAETEAVKAWAKENNVRIALTEVWEKGGKGGVDLANQVLEVIEQPNDFKFLYDLDQSLEEKIETIVKDIYGGSSVTFSKKAKKQLKEFTDNGWGKYPICMAKTQYSFSDDATALGAPTDFDITIRELEAKTGAGFIVALTGAIMTMPGLPKKPAALNMDVTDDGHAVGLF
- a CDS encoding tyrosine--tRNA ligase, which codes for MSNALIEELQWRGLIYQQTDENAIEELLNKEQISLYCGADPTADSLHIGHLLPFMTLRRFQDHGHRPIVLIGGGTGMIGDPSGKSEERVLQTEEQVEVNVKGISAQMHKLFEFGTDKGAVLVNNKDWLSQISLISFLRDYGKHVGVNYMLGKDSIQSRLENGISYTEFTYTILQAIDFGHLNRELNCKLQVGGSDQWGNITSGIELMRRMYGQTEAYGLTIPLVTKSDGKKFGKSESGAVWLDADKTSPYEFYQFWINQSDDDVIKFLKYFTFLDKEEISRLEQSKNEQPHLREAQKALAENVTEFIHGKEALNDAIRISQALFSGDLKSLSAKELKEGFKDVPQVELSQGTTNIIDVLIETGIASSKRQAREDVNNGAIYINGERQQSVEYQLDDTDKIENEFTIIRRGKKKYFMVNFK